Proteins encoded by one window of Elephas maximus indicus isolate mEleMax1 chromosome 5, mEleMax1 primary haplotype, whole genome shotgun sequence:
- the PCDH7 gene encoding protocadherin-7 isoform X5, translated as MLRMRTAGWARGWCLGCCLLLRLSFSLAAAKQLLRYRLAEEGPADVRIGNVASDLGIVTGSGEVTFSLESGSEYLKIDNLTGELSTSERRIDREKLPQCQMIFDENECFLDFEVSVIGPSQSWVDLFEGRVIVLDINDNTPTFPSPVLTLTVEENRPVGTLYLLPTATDRDFGRNGIERYELLQEPGGGGGEGRRAGPADSAPYPGGGGNGASGGGQGGSKRRLDGPEGGTGASPGGRSSVFELQVADTPDGEKQPQLIVKGALDREQRDSYELTLRVRDGGDPPRSSQAILRVLITDVNDNSPRFEKSVYEADLAENSAPGTPILQLRATDLDVGVNGQIEYVFGAATESVRRLLRLDETSGWLSVLHRIDREEVNQLRFTVMARDRGQPPKTDKATVVLNIKDENDNVPFIEIRKIGRIPLKDGVANVAEDVLVDTPIALVQVSDRDQGENGVVTCTVVGDVPFQLKPASDTEGDQNKKKYFLHTSAPLDYETTPEFNVVIVAVDSGSPSLSSNNSLVVKVGDTNDNPPVFEHSVVEVYFFENNIPGDRVATVKAADADSGRNAEIAYSLDSSVMGIFAIDPNSGDILVNTVLDREQTDRYEFKVNAQDKGIPVLQGSTTVIVQVADRNDNDPKFMQDVFTFYVKENLQPNSPVGMVTVMDADKGKNSEMRLYIEENSSIFSIENDTGTIYSTMSFDREHQTTYTFRVKAVDGGDPPRSATATVSLFVMDENDNAPTVTLPRNISYTLLPPSSNVRTVVATVLATDSDDGINADLNYSIVGGNPFKLFEIDSTSGVVSLVGKLTQKHYGLHRLVVQVNDSGQPSQSTTALVHVFVNESVSNATVIDSQIARSLHTPLTQDIAGDPSYEISKQRLSIVIGVVAGIMTVILIILIVVMARYCRSKNKNGYEAGKKDHEDFFTPQQHDKSKKPKKDKKNKKSKQPLYSSIVTVEASKPNGQRYDSVNEKLSDSPSMGRYRSVNGGPGSPDLARHYKSSSPLPTVQLHPQSPTAGKKHQAVQDLPPANTFVGAGDNISIGSDHCSEYSCQTNNKYSKQPFRRVTFSVVSQPQDPHQGSLQSCYDSGLEESETPSSKSSSGPRLGALPLPEDNYERTTPDGSVGEAEHMENGVAAITTFPFLPFPHGKTHGRRVLLRPLH; from the coding sequence ATGCTGAGGATGCGGACGGCGGGATGGGCGCGCGGCTGGTGCCTGGGCTGCTGCCTCCTCCTGCGGCTCTCGTTCAGCCTGGCGGCCGCCAAGCAACTCCTCCGGTACCGGCTGGCTGAGGAGGGCCCCGCCGACGTCCGCATCGGCAACGTTGCCTCAGACCTAGGCATCGTGACGGGCTCGGGCGAGGTGACTTTCAGCCTCGAGTCGGGCTCCGAGTACCTGAAGATCGACAACCTCACCGGCGAGCTGAGTACGAGCGAGCGGCGCATCGACCGCGAGAAGCTGCCCCAGTGTCAGATGATCTTCGACGAGAATGAGTGCTTCCTGGACTTTGAGGTGTCGGTGATCGGGCCCTCGCAGAGCTGGGTGGACCTGTTCGAGGGCCGGGTCATCGTGCTTGACATCAACGACAACACGCCCACCTTCCCGTCGCCCGTGCTCACGCTCACGGTGGAGGAGAACCGACCGGTGGGCACGCTCTACCTGCTGCCCACCGCCACCGACCGTGACTTCGGCCGCAACGGCATCGAGCGCTACGAGCTGCTCCAGGAGcccgggggcggcggcggcgaggGCCGGCGCGCTGGGCCGGCCGACAGCGCCCCCTACCCCGGGGGCGGCGGGAACGGCGCGAGCGGCGGTGGCCAGGGAGGCTCCAAACGGCGGCTGGACGGGCCTGAGGGCGGCACCGGGGCGAGCCCCGGCGGCCGCAGCAGCGTGTTCGAGCTGCAGGTGGCCGATACCCCGGACGGCGAGAAGCAGCCGCAGCTGATCGTCAAGGGGGCGCTGGACCGCGAGCAGCGCGACTCCTACGAGCTGACCCTGAGGGTGCGCGACGGCGGCGACCCGCCGCGCTCTTCGCAGGCCATCCTGAGGGTGCTCATTACCGACGTGAACGACAACAGCCCCCGCTTCGAGAAGAGCGTGTACGAGGCTGATCTGGCGGAGAACAGCGCCCCGGGGACCCCCATCCTGCAGCTGCGCGCCACAGACCTGGACGTGGGGGTCAACGGGCAGATCGAGTACGTGTTCGGGGCGGCCACCGAGTCCGTGCGGCGGCTCTTGCGCCTCGACGAGACGTCCGGCTGGCTCAGCGTACTGCACCGCATCGATCGCGAGGAGGTGAACCAGTTGCGCTTTACCGTTATGGCCCGCGACCGCGGACAGCCCCCCAAGACCGACAAGGCCACCGTGGTCCTCAACATCAAGGACGAGAATGACAATGTGCCGTTCATTGAAATTCGCAAGATCGGACGCATCCCACTCAAGGACGGGGTGGCTAACGTGGCGGAGGACGTCCTGGTCGACACCCCTATTGCCCTGGTGCAGGTGTCCGACCGAGACCAAGGCGAGAACGGGGTAGTCACCTGCACCGTGGTGGGCGACGTGCCCTTCCAGCTGAAGCCGGCCAGCGACACAGAGGGCGACCAGAACAAGAAAAAGTACTTCCTGCACACCTCCGCTCCTCTGGACTATGAGACCACCCCGGAGTTCAACGTGGTCATAGTGGCTGTCGACTCGGGCAGTCCCAGCCTCTCCAGCAACAACTCTCTGGTGGTCAAGGTGGGAGACACCAACGACAACCCGCCCGTCTTCGAGCATTCCGTGGTGGAGGTTTACTTCTTTGAGAACAACATTCCGGGCGATAGGGTGGCCACGGTGAAGGCTGCAGACGCAGATAGCGGGAGGAACGCGGAAATTGCCTACTCTCTGGACTCCTCCGTCATGGGGATCTTTGCCATCGATCCCAATTCTGGGGACATCCTTGTAAATACAGTGCTGGACCGCGAGCAGactgacaggtatgagtttaaaGTTAACGCCCAAGACAAAGGTATCCCGGTGCTCCAAGGCAGCACCACAGTGATTGTGCAGGTGGCTGACAGGAATGACAATGATCCTAAGTTTATGCAGGACGTCTTTACCTTTTATGTGAAAGAAAACTTGCAGCCCAACAGCCCGGTGGGAATGGTCACCGTGATGGATGCTGACAAAGGGAAAAATTCAGAGATGAGACTGTACATAGAGGAAAACAGTAGCATTTTTTCTATTGAAAATGACACAGGGACCATTTACTCCACAATGTCTTTTGACCGGGAACATCAGACCACCTACACTTTCAGAGTCAAAGCTGTGGACGGGGGAGATCCTCCCAGATCCGCCACAGCCACAGTCTCTCTCTTTGTAATGGATGAGAATGACAATGCTCCCACAGTTACCCTCCCCAGAAACATTTCCTACACTTTACTGCCGCCTTCAAGTAACGTCAGGACAGTAGTAGCTACAGTGTTGGCAACAGACAGTGACGATGGCATCAATGCAGACCTTAACTACAGCATTGTGGGAGGGAATCCCTTCAAGCTGTTTGAAATTGATTCCACCAGTGGTGTGGTTTCCTTAGTGGGGAAACTCACCCAAAAGCATTACGGCTTACACAGGTTAGTGGTGCAAGTGAATGACAGTGGGCAGCCTTCCCAGTCCACCACTGCCCTGGTGCACGTGTTTGTCAATGAAAGTGTTTCTAATGCAACTGTGATTGACTCCCAGATAGCCAGAAGTTTGCACACCCCACTCACCCAGGATATAGCTGGTGACCCAAGCTATGAAATTAGCAAACAGAGACTCAGTATTGTCATCGGGGTGGTTGCTGGAATTATGACAGTAATTCTGATCATCTTAATTGTAGTGATGGCAAGGTACTGCAGGTCCAAGAATAAAAACGGCTATGAAGCTGGCAAAAAAGACCACGAAGACTTTTTTACACCCCAACAGCATGATAAATCGAAAAAGCCTaaaaaggacaagaaaaataaaaaatctaagcAGCCGCTCTACAGCAGCATTGTCACTGTAGAAGCTTCTAAACCAAATGGACAGAGGTATGATAGTGTCAATGAGAAGCTGTCAGACAGCCCTAGCATGGGGCGATACCGATCTGTTAATGGTGGGCCTGGCAGCCCTGACCTGGCAAGGCATTACAAATCTAGTTCCCCATTGCCTACTGTCCAGCTTCATCCCCAGTCGCCAACTGCAGGAAAAAAACACCAGGCCGTACAAGATCTACCACCGGCCAACACATTTGTGGGAGCAGGAGACAACATTTCAATTGGATCAGATCACTGCTCTGAGTACAGCTGTCAAACCAATAACAAGTACAGCAAACAG
- the PCDH7 gene encoding protocadherin-7 isoform X7, whose protein sequence is MLRMRTAGWARGWCLGCCLLLRLSFSLAAAKQLLRYRLAEEGPADVRIGNVASDLGIVTGSGEVTFSLESGSEYLKIDNLTGELSTSERRIDREKLPQCQMIFDENECFLDFEVSVIGPSQSWVDLFEGRVIVLDINDNTPTFPSPVLTLTVEENRPVGTLYLLPTATDRDFGRNGIERYELLQEPGGGGGEGRRAGPADSAPYPGGGGNGASGGGQGGSKRRLDGPEGGTGASPGGRSSVFELQVADTPDGEKQPQLIVKGALDREQRDSYELTLRVRDGGDPPRSSQAILRVLITDVNDNSPRFEKSVYEADLAENSAPGTPILQLRATDLDVGVNGQIEYVFGAATESVRRLLRLDETSGWLSVLHRIDREEVNQLRFTVMARDRGQPPKTDKATVVLNIKDENDNVPFIEIRKIGRIPLKDGVANVAEDVLVDTPIALVQVSDRDQGENGVVTCTVVGDVPFQLKPASDTEGDQNKKKYFLHTSAPLDYETTPEFNVVIVAVDSGSPSLSSNNSLVVKVGDTNDNPPVFEHSVVEVYFFENNIPGDRVATVKAADADSGRNAEIAYSLDSSVMGIFAIDPNSGDILVNTVLDREQTDRYEFKVNAQDKGIPVLQGSTTVIVQVADRNDNDPKFMQDVFTFYVKENLQPNSPVGMVTVMDADKGKNSEMRLYIEENSSIFSIENDTGTIYSTMSFDREHQTTYTFRVKAVDGGDPPRSATATVSLFVMDENDNAPTVTLPRNISYTLLPPSSNVRTVVATVLATDSDDGINADLNYSIVGGNPFKLFEIDSTSGVVSLVGKLTQKHYGLHRLVVQVNDSGQPSQSTTALVHVFVNESVSNATVIDSQIARSLHTPLTQDIAGDPSYEISKQRLSIVIGVVAGIMTVILIILIVVMARYCRSKNKNGYEAGKKDHEDFFTPQQHDKSKKPKKDKKNKKSKQPLYSSIVTVEASKPNGQRYDSVNEKLSDSPSMGRYRSVNGGPGSPDLARHYKSSSPLPTVQLHPQSPTAGKKHQAVQDLPPANTFVGAGDNISIGSDHCSEYSCQTNNKYSKQVDTVQTKTPPGHIEESCKMNICARK, encoded by the coding sequence ATGCTGAGGATGCGGACGGCGGGATGGGCGCGCGGCTGGTGCCTGGGCTGCTGCCTCCTCCTGCGGCTCTCGTTCAGCCTGGCGGCCGCCAAGCAACTCCTCCGGTACCGGCTGGCTGAGGAGGGCCCCGCCGACGTCCGCATCGGCAACGTTGCCTCAGACCTAGGCATCGTGACGGGCTCGGGCGAGGTGACTTTCAGCCTCGAGTCGGGCTCCGAGTACCTGAAGATCGACAACCTCACCGGCGAGCTGAGTACGAGCGAGCGGCGCATCGACCGCGAGAAGCTGCCCCAGTGTCAGATGATCTTCGACGAGAATGAGTGCTTCCTGGACTTTGAGGTGTCGGTGATCGGGCCCTCGCAGAGCTGGGTGGACCTGTTCGAGGGCCGGGTCATCGTGCTTGACATCAACGACAACACGCCCACCTTCCCGTCGCCCGTGCTCACGCTCACGGTGGAGGAGAACCGACCGGTGGGCACGCTCTACCTGCTGCCCACCGCCACCGACCGTGACTTCGGCCGCAACGGCATCGAGCGCTACGAGCTGCTCCAGGAGcccgggggcggcggcggcgaggGCCGGCGCGCTGGGCCGGCCGACAGCGCCCCCTACCCCGGGGGCGGCGGGAACGGCGCGAGCGGCGGTGGCCAGGGAGGCTCCAAACGGCGGCTGGACGGGCCTGAGGGCGGCACCGGGGCGAGCCCCGGCGGCCGCAGCAGCGTGTTCGAGCTGCAGGTGGCCGATACCCCGGACGGCGAGAAGCAGCCGCAGCTGATCGTCAAGGGGGCGCTGGACCGCGAGCAGCGCGACTCCTACGAGCTGACCCTGAGGGTGCGCGACGGCGGCGACCCGCCGCGCTCTTCGCAGGCCATCCTGAGGGTGCTCATTACCGACGTGAACGACAACAGCCCCCGCTTCGAGAAGAGCGTGTACGAGGCTGATCTGGCGGAGAACAGCGCCCCGGGGACCCCCATCCTGCAGCTGCGCGCCACAGACCTGGACGTGGGGGTCAACGGGCAGATCGAGTACGTGTTCGGGGCGGCCACCGAGTCCGTGCGGCGGCTCTTGCGCCTCGACGAGACGTCCGGCTGGCTCAGCGTACTGCACCGCATCGATCGCGAGGAGGTGAACCAGTTGCGCTTTACCGTTATGGCCCGCGACCGCGGACAGCCCCCCAAGACCGACAAGGCCACCGTGGTCCTCAACATCAAGGACGAGAATGACAATGTGCCGTTCATTGAAATTCGCAAGATCGGACGCATCCCACTCAAGGACGGGGTGGCTAACGTGGCGGAGGACGTCCTGGTCGACACCCCTATTGCCCTGGTGCAGGTGTCCGACCGAGACCAAGGCGAGAACGGGGTAGTCACCTGCACCGTGGTGGGCGACGTGCCCTTCCAGCTGAAGCCGGCCAGCGACACAGAGGGCGACCAGAACAAGAAAAAGTACTTCCTGCACACCTCCGCTCCTCTGGACTATGAGACCACCCCGGAGTTCAACGTGGTCATAGTGGCTGTCGACTCGGGCAGTCCCAGCCTCTCCAGCAACAACTCTCTGGTGGTCAAGGTGGGAGACACCAACGACAACCCGCCCGTCTTCGAGCATTCCGTGGTGGAGGTTTACTTCTTTGAGAACAACATTCCGGGCGATAGGGTGGCCACGGTGAAGGCTGCAGACGCAGATAGCGGGAGGAACGCGGAAATTGCCTACTCTCTGGACTCCTCCGTCATGGGGATCTTTGCCATCGATCCCAATTCTGGGGACATCCTTGTAAATACAGTGCTGGACCGCGAGCAGactgacaggtatgagtttaaaGTTAACGCCCAAGACAAAGGTATCCCGGTGCTCCAAGGCAGCACCACAGTGATTGTGCAGGTGGCTGACAGGAATGACAATGATCCTAAGTTTATGCAGGACGTCTTTACCTTTTATGTGAAAGAAAACTTGCAGCCCAACAGCCCGGTGGGAATGGTCACCGTGATGGATGCTGACAAAGGGAAAAATTCAGAGATGAGACTGTACATAGAGGAAAACAGTAGCATTTTTTCTATTGAAAATGACACAGGGACCATTTACTCCACAATGTCTTTTGACCGGGAACATCAGACCACCTACACTTTCAGAGTCAAAGCTGTGGACGGGGGAGATCCTCCCAGATCCGCCACAGCCACAGTCTCTCTCTTTGTAATGGATGAGAATGACAATGCTCCCACAGTTACCCTCCCCAGAAACATTTCCTACACTTTACTGCCGCCTTCAAGTAACGTCAGGACAGTAGTAGCTACAGTGTTGGCAACAGACAGTGACGATGGCATCAATGCAGACCTTAACTACAGCATTGTGGGAGGGAATCCCTTCAAGCTGTTTGAAATTGATTCCACCAGTGGTGTGGTTTCCTTAGTGGGGAAACTCACCCAAAAGCATTACGGCTTACACAGGTTAGTGGTGCAAGTGAATGACAGTGGGCAGCCTTCCCAGTCCACCACTGCCCTGGTGCACGTGTTTGTCAATGAAAGTGTTTCTAATGCAACTGTGATTGACTCCCAGATAGCCAGAAGTTTGCACACCCCACTCACCCAGGATATAGCTGGTGACCCAAGCTATGAAATTAGCAAACAGAGACTCAGTATTGTCATCGGGGTGGTTGCTGGAATTATGACAGTAATTCTGATCATCTTAATTGTAGTGATGGCAAGGTACTGCAGGTCCAAGAATAAAAACGGCTATGAAGCTGGCAAAAAAGACCACGAAGACTTTTTTACACCCCAACAGCATGATAAATCGAAAAAGCCTaaaaaggacaagaaaaataaaaaatctaagcAGCCGCTCTACAGCAGCATTGTCACTGTAGAAGCTTCTAAACCAAATGGACAGAGGTATGATAGTGTCAATGAGAAGCTGTCAGACAGCCCTAGCATGGGGCGATACCGATCTGTTAATGGTGGGCCTGGCAGCCCTGACCTGGCAAGGCATTACAAATCTAGTTCCCCATTGCCTACTGTCCAGCTTCATCCCCAGTCGCCAACTGCAGGAAAAAAACACCAGGCCGTACAAGATCTACCACCGGCCAACACATTTGTGGGAGCAGGAGACAACATTTCAATTGGATCAGATCACTGCTCTGAGTACAGCTGTCAAACCAATAACAAGTACAGCAAACAG
- the PCDH7 gene encoding protocadherin-7 isoform X9 — MLRMRTAGWARGWCLGCCLLLRLSFSLAAAKQLLRYRLAEEGPADVRIGNVASDLGIVTGSGEVTFSLESGSEYLKIDNLTGELSTSERRIDREKLPQCQMIFDENECFLDFEVSVIGPSQSWVDLFEGRVIVLDINDNTPTFPSPVLTLTVEENRPVGTLYLLPTATDRDFGRNGIERYELLQEPGGGGGEGRRAGPADSAPYPGGGGNGASGGGQGGSKRRLDGPEGGTGASPGGRSSVFELQVADTPDGEKQPQLIVKGALDREQRDSYELTLRVRDGGDPPRSSQAILRVLITDVNDNSPRFEKSVYEADLAENSAPGTPILQLRATDLDVGVNGQIEYVFGAATESVRRLLRLDETSGWLSVLHRIDREEVNQLRFTVMARDRGQPPKTDKATVVLNIKDENDNVPFIEIRKIGRIPLKDGVANVAEDVLVDTPIALVQVSDRDQGENGVVTCTVVGDVPFQLKPASDTEGDQNKKKYFLHTSAPLDYETTPEFNVVIVAVDSGSPSLSSNNSLVVKVGDTNDNPPVFEHSVVEVYFFENNIPGDRVATVKAADADSGRNAEIAYSLDSSVMGIFAIDPNSGDILVNTVLDREQTDRYEFKVNAQDKGIPVLQGSTTVIVQVADRNDNDPKFMQDVFTFYVKENLQPNSPVGMVTVMDADKGKNSEMRLYIEENSSIFSIENDTGTIYSTMSFDREHQTTYTFRVKAVDGGDPPRSATATVSLFVMDENDNAPTVTLPRNISYTLLPPSSNVRTVVATVLATDSDDGINADLNYSIVGGNPFKLFEIDSTSGVVSLVGKLTQKHYGLHRLVVQVNDSGQPSQSTTALVHVFVNESVSNATVIDSQIARSLHTPLTQDIAGDPSYEISKQRLSIVIGVVAGIMTVILIILIVVMARYCRSKNKNGYEAGKKDHEDFFTPQQHDKSKKPKKDKKNKKSKQPLYSSIVTVEASKPNGQRYDSVNEKLSDSPSMGRYRSVNGGPGSPDLARHYKSSSPLPTVQLHPQSPTAGKKHQAVQDLPPANTFVGAGDNISIGSDHCSEYSCQTNNKYSKQIQGLFQM; from the coding sequence ATGCTGAGGATGCGGACGGCGGGATGGGCGCGCGGCTGGTGCCTGGGCTGCTGCCTCCTCCTGCGGCTCTCGTTCAGCCTGGCGGCCGCCAAGCAACTCCTCCGGTACCGGCTGGCTGAGGAGGGCCCCGCCGACGTCCGCATCGGCAACGTTGCCTCAGACCTAGGCATCGTGACGGGCTCGGGCGAGGTGACTTTCAGCCTCGAGTCGGGCTCCGAGTACCTGAAGATCGACAACCTCACCGGCGAGCTGAGTACGAGCGAGCGGCGCATCGACCGCGAGAAGCTGCCCCAGTGTCAGATGATCTTCGACGAGAATGAGTGCTTCCTGGACTTTGAGGTGTCGGTGATCGGGCCCTCGCAGAGCTGGGTGGACCTGTTCGAGGGCCGGGTCATCGTGCTTGACATCAACGACAACACGCCCACCTTCCCGTCGCCCGTGCTCACGCTCACGGTGGAGGAGAACCGACCGGTGGGCACGCTCTACCTGCTGCCCACCGCCACCGACCGTGACTTCGGCCGCAACGGCATCGAGCGCTACGAGCTGCTCCAGGAGcccgggggcggcggcggcgaggGCCGGCGCGCTGGGCCGGCCGACAGCGCCCCCTACCCCGGGGGCGGCGGGAACGGCGCGAGCGGCGGTGGCCAGGGAGGCTCCAAACGGCGGCTGGACGGGCCTGAGGGCGGCACCGGGGCGAGCCCCGGCGGCCGCAGCAGCGTGTTCGAGCTGCAGGTGGCCGATACCCCGGACGGCGAGAAGCAGCCGCAGCTGATCGTCAAGGGGGCGCTGGACCGCGAGCAGCGCGACTCCTACGAGCTGACCCTGAGGGTGCGCGACGGCGGCGACCCGCCGCGCTCTTCGCAGGCCATCCTGAGGGTGCTCATTACCGACGTGAACGACAACAGCCCCCGCTTCGAGAAGAGCGTGTACGAGGCTGATCTGGCGGAGAACAGCGCCCCGGGGACCCCCATCCTGCAGCTGCGCGCCACAGACCTGGACGTGGGGGTCAACGGGCAGATCGAGTACGTGTTCGGGGCGGCCACCGAGTCCGTGCGGCGGCTCTTGCGCCTCGACGAGACGTCCGGCTGGCTCAGCGTACTGCACCGCATCGATCGCGAGGAGGTGAACCAGTTGCGCTTTACCGTTATGGCCCGCGACCGCGGACAGCCCCCCAAGACCGACAAGGCCACCGTGGTCCTCAACATCAAGGACGAGAATGACAATGTGCCGTTCATTGAAATTCGCAAGATCGGACGCATCCCACTCAAGGACGGGGTGGCTAACGTGGCGGAGGACGTCCTGGTCGACACCCCTATTGCCCTGGTGCAGGTGTCCGACCGAGACCAAGGCGAGAACGGGGTAGTCACCTGCACCGTGGTGGGCGACGTGCCCTTCCAGCTGAAGCCGGCCAGCGACACAGAGGGCGACCAGAACAAGAAAAAGTACTTCCTGCACACCTCCGCTCCTCTGGACTATGAGACCACCCCGGAGTTCAACGTGGTCATAGTGGCTGTCGACTCGGGCAGTCCCAGCCTCTCCAGCAACAACTCTCTGGTGGTCAAGGTGGGAGACACCAACGACAACCCGCCCGTCTTCGAGCATTCCGTGGTGGAGGTTTACTTCTTTGAGAACAACATTCCGGGCGATAGGGTGGCCACGGTGAAGGCTGCAGACGCAGATAGCGGGAGGAACGCGGAAATTGCCTACTCTCTGGACTCCTCCGTCATGGGGATCTTTGCCATCGATCCCAATTCTGGGGACATCCTTGTAAATACAGTGCTGGACCGCGAGCAGactgacaggtatgagtttaaaGTTAACGCCCAAGACAAAGGTATCCCGGTGCTCCAAGGCAGCACCACAGTGATTGTGCAGGTGGCTGACAGGAATGACAATGATCCTAAGTTTATGCAGGACGTCTTTACCTTTTATGTGAAAGAAAACTTGCAGCCCAACAGCCCGGTGGGAATGGTCACCGTGATGGATGCTGACAAAGGGAAAAATTCAGAGATGAGACTGTACATAGAGGAAAACAGTAGCATTTTTTCTATTGAAAATGACACAGGGACCATTTACTCCACAATGTCTTTTGACCGGGAACATCAGACCACCTACACTTTCAGAGTCAAAGCTGTGGACGGGGGAGATCCTCCCAGATCCGCCACAGCCACAGTCTCTCTCTTTGTAATGGATGAGAATGACAATGCTCCCACAGTTACCCTCCCCAGAAACATTTCCTACACTTTACTGCCGCCTTCAAGTAACGTCAGGACAGTAGTAGCTACAGTGTTGGCAACAGACAGTGACGATGGCATCAATGCAGACCTTAACTACAGCATTGTGGGAGGGAATCCCTTCAAGCTGTTTGAAATTGATTCCACCAGTGGTGTGGTTTCCTTAGTGGGGAAACTCACCCAAAAGCATTACGGCTTACACAGGTTAGTGGTGCAAGTGAATGACAGTGGGCAGCCTTCCCAGTCCACCACTGCCCTGGTGCACGTGTTTGTCAATGAAAGTGTTTCTAATGCAACTGTGATTGACTCCCAGATAGCCAGAAGTTTGCACACCCCACTCACCCAGGATATAGCTGGTGACCCAAGCTATGAAATTAGCAAACAGAGACTCAGTATTGTCATCGGGGTGGTTGCTGGAATTATGACAGTAATTCTGATCATCTTAATTGTAGTGATGGCAAGGTACTGCAGGTCCAAGAATAAAAACGGCTATGAAGCTGGCAAAAAAGACCACGAAGACTTTTTTACACCCCAACAGCATGATAAATCGAAAAAGCCTaaaaaggacaagaaaaataaaaaatctaagcAGCCGCTCTACAGCAGCATTGTCACTGTAGAAGCTTCTAAACCAAATGGACAGAGGTATGATAGTGTCAATGAGAAGCTGTCAGACAGCCCTAGCATGGGGCGATACCGATCTGTTAATGGTGGGCCTGGCAGCCCTGACCTGGCAAGGCATTACAAATCTAGTTCCCCATTGCCTACTGTCCAGCTTCATCCCCAGTCGCCAACTGCAGGAAAAAAACACCAGGCCGTACAAGATCTACCACCGGCCAACACATTTGTGGGAGCAGGAGACAACATTTCAATTGGATCAGATCACTGCTCTGAGTACAGCTGTCAAACCAATAACAAGTACAGCAAACAG